A stretch of the Acidobacteriota bacterium genome encodes the following:
- a CDS encoding GtrA family protein, translating to MAGTRGADAACRRRRRVRPPDLVRRLQRWLVFNAVGTMGVAVQLTVLLSLTEALGLNYLVATVLAVESAILHNFVWHEHWTWRDRGPGSRGRWTRLAWFNLVTGALSISSNVVFTALYVNALGVHYAIANLMAIATCSLLTFVASDRFVFRACNEGEDMMTGGSVSKKQGRRPIWRFATPRAGLAVVLAGACTQGLAAAELQDETLAAWERYVRLTEQRIANELDDADARALEVGTRFLAQDFRDDAAGARRDVLAGDVRIDRMATRDSDGNRIRVPKGAIHHWRGSVLIPGATLDDVLHDLMHGADLTGMQNGVVESRVLDRDGDRLHVFLKLRRKQLITVHYNTEHRVRYTRHRPDAASSRSVSTRIAELVDAGSPAEREKPIGRDRGFLWRLNSYWRYQQTDAGVIVECESVSLSRSIPRAVRWMATPIVNRTARQVMTRTLTSMAAAMHGRGPAGVGPGGAPPPPPAGRGPRRAGGGGRGGGEGGSA from the coding sequence ATGGCTGGAACACGCGGGGCGGACGCGGCGTGTCGGCGGCGGCGGCGCGTTCGACCCCCGGACCTAGTGAGGAGGTTGCAGAGATGGCTGGTGTTCAACGCCGTGGGGACGATGGGCGTGGCGGTGCAGTTGACGGTCCTGTTGAGCCTGACCGAGGCGCTGGGCCTGAACTACCTGGTCGCAACCGTGCTGGCGGTGGAATCCGCCATCCTGCACAACTTCGTCTGGCACGAGCACTGGACCTGGCGGGACCGGGGCCCCGGGAGCCGCGGGCGGTGGACGCGCCTGGCGTGGTTCAACCTGGTGACCGGCGCCCTCTCCATCTCGAGCAATGTCGTCTTCACGGCGCTCTATGTGAACGCCCTGGGCGTTCACTACGCAATCGCGAACCTGATGGCCATCGCGACGTGCTCGCTGCTGACGTTCGTCGCGAGCGACCGCTTCGTTTTTCGCGCATGCAACGAAGGAGAGGACATGATGACTGGCGGAAGCGTCTCGAAGAAGCAGGGCCGGCGACCGATCTGGAGGTTCGCGACGCCCCGAGCGGGGCTGGCCGTGGTTCTCGCGGGCGCGTGCACGCAGGGACTCGCCGCCGCGGAGCTGCAGGATGAGACGCTCGCGGCGTGGGAGCGCTACGTCCGGCTGACGGAGCAGCGCATCGCGAACGAGCTCGACGACGCCGACGCCCGGGCCCTCGAGGTCGGCACTCGGTTCCTGGCGCAGGACTTCCGCGACGACGCGGCCGGCGCACGGCGGGACGTGCTGGCGGGTGACGTGCGTATCGACCGGATGGCGACGCGCGACTCGGACGGGAACCGCATCCGGGTGCCGAAGGGCGCCATCCACCACTGGCGCGGCAGCGTGCTGATCCCGGGCGCCACGCTCGACGACGTCCTGCACGACCTGATGCACGGGGCCGACCTGACCGGGATGCAGAACGGCGTCGTCGAGTCGCGCGTACTCGATCGGGACGGTGACCGGCTGCACGTGTTCCTGAAGCTGCGCCGGAAGCAGTTGATCACCGTGCACTACAACACCGAGCACCGTGTGCGCTACACGCGCCACCGGCCGGATGCCGCGTCGAGCCGCAGCGTCTCGACCCGCATCGCCGAGCTGGTGGACGCCGGCTCGCCGGCGGAGCGCGAGAAGCCGATCGGGCGCGACCGGGGGTTCCTGTGGCGGCTGAACTCCTACTGGCGCTACCAGCAGACCGACGCCGGCGTCATCGTCGAGTGCGAGTCGGTCAGCCTGAGCCGCTCCATTCCGCGCGCCGTCCGGTGGATGGCGACCCCCATCGTCAACCGGACGGCACGGCAGGTGATGACCCGCACGCTGACCTCGATGGCCGCCGCGATGCACGGCCG